Below is a genomic region from Timaviella obliquedivisa GSE-PSE-MK23-08B.
CGGGCGATCGCCTTCATTCAGCAAAACCACTTAGTCCAGCCTAATCTGACAACTGTGGCACAACATATTGGACTGAGCGACTCTCATTTTCAGCGGTTATTTACTCAGTGGGCGGGTATCAGCCCCAAGCGATTTTTACAATATCTCAATATTGAGTATGCCAAGTCAAAAATTTCCCAGAGTAGAAGTCTTTTGGATCTCACATTAGACCTGGGACTGTCCAGTTCAGGACGACTGCACGATTTATTTGTAAATTTGGAAGCAATGTCGCCAGGAGAATTTAAAGCAGGCGGGACAGGCTTGCAAATTCGCTATGGCATTCATGATACTCCGTTTGGCAAAGCGCTCATTGCCAGTACGCTTCGAGGAATTTGTCACCTTCAATTTGATGGGGATGAGCAAGCACTGCGATTGGAATGGGCAAATGCTGACATTGTTCTTGATCCCCAAA
It encodes:
- a CDS encoding methylated-DNA--[protein]-cysteine S-methyltransferase, with product MGTLNRIENSEDYSRVARAIAFIQQNHLVQPNLTTVAQHIGLSDSHFQRLFTQWAGISPKRFLQYLNIEYAKSKISQSRSLLDLTLDLGLSSSGRLHDLFVNLEAMSPGEFKAGGTGLQIRYGIHDTPFGKALIASTLRGICHLQFDGDEQALRLEWANADIVLDPQTTQPLCDLIFNPGSYNERLTVWVKGTNFQVQVWRALLTIPFGEMSTYQRLAEQIGRPTAARAVGNAVGKNFIGYLIPCHRVIRESGELGGYRWGLERKTAILGWEASRMGDR